In Microbacterium sp. zg-Y818, the genomic window GAGCTCGCGCTGGCCGACCTCGACTGCCGCGAGGAGACGGACTACCGCGACGAGCAGACGAAGATCACCGCCGCCCTCGAGGAGCAGTTCATCGCCGACCACAAGGCGGAACTGGACGCGTTCAAGGCCGCTGCCGAGCAGGGACGATAAGTGGGCCGCCGCGACGCGCGGGCGTTCGACGATCTGCTGCCGGTCGATGAGGCGACGGAGCCCGCGATCGTCGGCGACGTCGGTGCGGCAGAACCCGACCTCCCTGACACCCCGTCGGCGAAGGTGCAGGGGTGGGGCCGCGTCTTCCGCACCAACCGCGCCTTGTGGTTCATCGCGGCCGCCGCGGTGCTGAGCCTCGTCGTCGGCCTTCTCGTGGGCAGGTTCGTCCTGTCGCCGGCGGATGCCGCGTCTCTCACCGACCCGCCCGAAGCCGGCCTCATCACCGTCGCCGTGGAGCGCGGCATCCTGAGCAACGATGTGACGATCCGCGGCGACGTCGGCTATGCCGACTCGGTCGAGGTGACGATAGACACCGCCGCCCTCGGCGGCCCCGCAGTGGTCACCGGGAGCGTTCCCGAGGTCGGCGCCACCCTCGAGCCGCTCGCGGTCGCTCTCGAAGTGGCCGGACGGCCCGTCATCGTGCTGCCCGGTGAGCTGCCGGCCTATCGCACGCTCGTGGTGGGGCTGACGGGGCCCGACGTGGTGCAGTTCAAGGAGGCGATGCGGGCGGTGGGCATCGACGCCGGAGACCCGGCGTCTGACGTCTTCGACGCCACGGCTGCCGCGGCTGTCGCCGAGCTCTACGCGCAGGTCGGCTACCCGGCCCCGGTGTCGGACGAAGGGGCCGCCGACGCCGTGCTCGCCGCGCAGGAGGGCGTGCGCTCGGCCGAGCAGGCGCTCGCCGCAGCGCGGGCCGATCTGGGGCAGGCTTCCGGCGGCGCGTCGGCCGTGGACGTCCGTGCCGCAGACAACGCCGTCAACAGCGCCCAGCGCGCCCTCGATGTGCGGCTGGCGCAGCGCCCCGCCGAGCCGGCCGAGGTGCCGGCCTGGGACGCCGAGGTGTCCGACCTGCGCGACACGCTGGAACTTCGCCGCCTGGAGCGTCGCCAGCTCGACATCGCCCCGGACACGACGGGCCCCCGCGCCGCGGTCGATGCCGCCGAACGCCAGCTCGCCGATGCCCGCCAGCTGCTGGACCGGGCGCGGGAGCAGGCGCTGCCGTCGCTGTCGGCGGGTGAGGTGCTCTACCTCAGCGAGCTGCCGCGCCGCGTCGACGCCGTCGACGTCACCCGTGGGCAGGTGCTGCAGGGCGCGGCGATGATCGTGTCGGGGGCGTCGATCACCCTCATCGGCGCGGCAGCGCCCGCCGACGGCGCCCTGCTCGAGGTCGGCGGCGAGGCCACGTTCGAGCTCGCCGACGGCACACCGCACCGCGCGGTGATCGCCGCCCTCGCCCCCGGGGCGACCCAGGGGGACCGGTGGGAGATCACCCTGCAGCCCGACGAGCTCACCGCAGATCAGGCGATGCAGCTGCAGGGGCGGAACGTGCGGGTGTCCCTCCCCGTCGGCGCGACGGCCGGGGAGGTGCTCTTCGTGCCTGTTGCGGCACTGACGGCAGGACCCGGCGGCGAGGCGCGCATCGAGGTGGTCGACGGCGATCCGCGCGACGGTGAGGATGCGGCCACCCGGCTCGTGGTCGTGACCACAGGACTGGCGGCCGGCGGCTTCGTCGAGGTCGAAGCCGTGGACGGGGAGCTCGCCGAGGGCGCCCTCGTGGTGGTCGGGCGGTGACCGAGGCGCTCCTGGAGCTTCGGGACGTGACCCGTTCGTTCGCCGGTCCGCCCGAGGTGCAGGCGCTCAAGGGCGTCAACCTGCGCATCGCCCGCGGGGACTACGTCTCCATCGTCGGGCCGAGTGGGTCGGGCAAGTCGACGATGCTGAACATGCTGGGGCTGCTGGACCGCCCGAGCGTGGGGGAGTACCGCATCGACGGTGTCGTGACCGGGACCCTCACCGAGAACGAGCGCGCGGCGGTGCGTGCGCGCCGGATCGGGTTCGTGTTCCAGTCGTTCCACCTCATGCCGCGGCGCACCGTCTTGGACAACGTGCTCATGCCGATGCTCTACAGCGGGGTGCCGCGGCACGAGCGCGAACGCCGGGCCCGTGACACGCTCGAGCGGGTGGGGCTGGAGCACCGCCTCGATTTCCTTCCCACGACGCTTTCCGGTGGCGAGCGGCAGCGTGTCGCCGTCGCGCGCGCCGTGGTCAGCACCCCCAGCGTGCTGCTGGCTGACGAGCCGACGGGAAACCTGGATGCCGCCACCTCCGAAGAGGTGATGGAGCTGTTCGACGACCTGCGCGCCGACGGGCTCACCCTCGTCGTCATCACCCACGACAGCACCGTGGCCGCCCGCGCCGACCGGCGCGTGCGCATCGCCGACGGTCGCCTGAGCGAGGAGTCCTGATGCGGTGGCGTCCTCGGCTGCGGCGTAAGCCCGTGGCATCCGACTCCGCTGCGGCATCCGACTCCGCGGAAGGCGACACCACGGCAGCGACTGATCTCGTGCCCCACGTGCGGCGCGCCGATCGCTTCACCTTCCAGGATCTCGTGGTCGAGGCGACCGCGGACATCGGCTCCAGGCCGGGCCGGCTGGCGATGACGCTCGTGGGAACGGTGCTCGGCATCGGTGCCCTGGTCGCGACGATCGGCTTCGCGCAGACGGCCGCGCACCAGATCGAGCGTCAATTCGACGCGGTGAAGGCGACGCAGGTGGTGGTCTCGCCCGGCGAGACCGCGACCGCGTCGGGCGGCAGCGCGGCCACGGCCCGGCTGCCGTGGGACGGCGTCGACCGCGTCACACGGCTCGTCGGCGTGGAGGCGGCGACGCTCGTCGCCGACTTGTCGCTCGGTGATGACTCCATCACCGCCGTGCCGGTGAACGACCCCTCGGCGCCCGCGGTCGCGTCGCCCGCCCTCGTCGCCGCGACGGCAGGCCTGCTCGACGTGATCGGCGGGCAACTGGTGACCGGTCGCATGTTCGACGCCGGGCACGACCAGCGGGCGGACCGTGTCGTGGTGCTCGGTGCGCGCGCGGCGGAGCGCTTGGGGATCAACCGGGTGGACCGGCAGCCGTCGGTGTTCATCGGGGGAGTCCCCTACGCCGTCGTCGGGGTCTTCGACGGGGTGCAGGCCCGCGGCGGGCTGCTCGACGCCGTCGTCATGCCGATGCAGACGGCGCGCGCGGAGCGGGCGCTGACGGCCCCCGGCGAGATGCAGATCCGGATATCCATGGGAACCGGGCCGCAGGTGGGCAAGCAGTCGGCCATCGCGCTGTCGCCCGGTGCCCCCGAGAACCTGGAGGTCGCCGCGCCGTCGGCGCGCTCAGTCCTCGGCGACAGCGTGAGCGCCGACGTCAACGTGGTCTTCCTGATCCTCGGAGGCATCGTGCTGCTGGCGGGTGCGCTGGGCATCGCGAACGTGACGATGCTCAACGTCATCGAGCGCGTGCCCGAGATCGGCCTGCGCCGGGCGCTGGGCGCGACGGGACGGCAGATCGCATCGCAGTTCGTGGTGGAGTCGATCATCATCGGGCTGCTCGGCGGTCTGCTGGGAGCCGCGCTGGCCGTGGTGTCGGTCGTACTGTTCTCGGTGGCACAGCAATGGACACCGATCATCGACCCGTGGATCGCCGTCGGCGGCGCGGTCCTCGGCGCTGTGGTCGGTCTCGTCGCCGGCTGGTTCCCGGCTCGGCGTGCCTCGCGCATCGAGCCGGTGACCGCGCTGCGCGGCGGCCGCTGATCGCTCGCGAGTGAGTATTCGTCACGCCGAGTGAGTATTCGTCACGCCGCGTGAGTATTCGCCCCAGCGGGCAGCTCGTCTACTCGGAACGGCTGTGTGCTGGCCCCGCATCGCTGCGCGGAGCCGATCGCTCGCCGAGCACCTTCCCATACCACCGGGTCGCGTTGCTGTTGTCGTTGTACGGCTCGATGGCGACGAACCCGGATGCCGCGTACAGCCGCCCCGCCGCTTCGAGACTGTGGTGCGTGTCGAGGACGAGCTCGCCGGCCCCCCACTGCCGCGCGGCATCCTCGAGCCCACCCAGCAACAGCCGGCCCCACCCGCGACCGCGCGTCTCGGGCCGCAGGTACAGGTGCTTCACCTCGTATCGGCGCCCGTCAGGGCCGTCGGCGATGCGCCGGATGCCGCCACAGCCGACCGCGCGCCCCTCGTCGTCCTCGACCATCAGGAACACCCCCGCGTCGGGAGTGAAGGCCGCCGGGTCGGGGAAGACGGTGCGGTACGCCGGGCCGGGGAAGGTCTCGGCCCGCATGGCGAAGTACTCCTCGAGCAGCTCGCGCGCGGCGGGGTCGTCGACGGGTGCGGGGCGCAGGCTCACCATGCCTTCGAGCGTAGCCCCGTAGGCTGGTGGCATGACGACACGCGTGGCCCTCGTCGGCGCGACCGGCAAGCTCGGCAGCATCGTGAGCGGGGTCGTGGCCGAGACAGAAGGCTTCGAACTGGTTGCGGCGCTGTCGTCGGCGAGCGATCTTTCGGAGATGGATGCCGCCGACCTCGTGATCGACACCTCGACCCCCGCCGTCTCGATCGACGTCGTGCGCCGCGCCGTCGAGCGGGGGAAGCAGCTGCTCGTGGGAACCTCCGGGTGGTCGGCCGAGCGCATCGCCCTCGTGCGCCCGCTCGTGCAGGACGCGGGCACCGGCGCCGTGTTCATCCCGAACTTCTCGCTCGGCTCCGTGCTCGGAACCGCGCTCGCCGCGGCATCCGCCCCGTTCTTCCCCTCGATCGAGATCGTCGAGGCTCACCGTGAGACCAAGGTCGATTCCCCCAGCGGCACCGCGGTGCGCACCGCCGAGCTGATCGCCGCCTCGCGCTCCCAGGTCGGTCCCGTCGAGTCGCCACACGTCGACCAGCGCGCACGCGGGCAGCAGGTCGCGAGCGTGCCGATCCATTCGCTGCGCCGTCCCGGGGTCATCGCCCGCCAGGAGACGATCCTCTCGGGGCCGGGGGAGTCGCTGTCGATCGTGCACGACACCATCGACCCCGCCCGCGCCTACGCGCCCGGAATCCGCCTGGCACTGCAGGCCGCACGGGACGCCCGCGGGGTGGTGGTGGGCCTCGACAGCTTCTTGGACATCGGCATCCGTTTTCCCGGCGCGGAACCGGCCGATGCGGGTATCGACGAAGGCGGCGTGCCCGGTCAGGTCGCCCGCACCACCGGCGCATGAGCGCCCGTATCGGCGTCGCCGTGATGGCGGTGATGCTGGCGCTGTACATCGTGCTCGTCGCCCACCGCGGTTGGCTGCTGCTGATGAGCGGCGAACCGGTCGGCGTCGCGATGGGCGTGGCCCTGTTCGCGCTGCCGGTGCTGGCGGCGTGGGGCCTGGGTCGTGAGCTGTGGTTCGGGGTGCGGGCACAGCAGGTCGGACGCCGTCTCGAGGCCGAGGGCGGTCTTCCCGTCGAAACCGTCTCGGTGCGTCCGAGCGGCCGTCCGCTGCGCGAAGAGGCCGATGCGCTCTTCCCCCGCTACCGCGCGGAGGTCGAGGCGGCACCGGACGACTGGCGTGCCTGGTACCGGCTGGGCCTGGCCTACGACGCGGCGGGCGACCGCCGACGCGCGCGCGCTGCGGTGCGCAAGGCGATCGCGCTGGAGCGCACGTCGCGCACCGCGCCCCGCTAGGCCACCCCGCCCCGCTAGGCAGCCCCGCCAGGCGCCGCAACCCCGCCCGGCAACCGCCCCGGCTACGAAGCCAGCGCCGCCGCGACCGCCTCGTCGACGGTCTCATGCTCGAAGTCGAAGCCCGTCGCCTCCAGCACGTGCGGTACGACGAACGCATCGGTCGTGAGCAGCGCCTCGGTCGCGTCCGGGCCGAGCACGAGTCGCATCGCCCAGGCGGGCGCACGCACGAGGTAGGGGCGGTTCAGCTGCACCGCCAGCGCGAAGCCGAGGTCGTTCGCGGTCGCCCGTGTGGGCCCCGACAGGTTCACGGGTCCTTCGACGTCGGCATCGATGAGGTGGCGGATCGCACGCACCTCGTCGTCGAGCGAGATCCACGGCCACGCCTGCGTGCCGCGGCCGATCGGACCGGAGACACCCGCCCGAGTCAGCAGCAACAGGGGCTTCAGGACCCCCTCGCGGTGCACGACGGGCGCGGTGCGCAGCGCGACGACCCGGGCACGGTCACCGGCCGCGAAGGCTGCCGTCTCCCATTCGCCGCAGAGGTCGGCGAGGAACGTCTCACCCCGGCCGGCGGTCTCGGCGAGACGCTCGCCGGGCGCGGATCCGTAATATCCCACCGCCGACGACGACAGGAAGGCGGGGGCGTCGTCGCCCAGGTCGCGCACGGCACGGGCGATTGCCTGCGTCGGCGTGATGCGCGACCACAGCAGCTCGTGCTTGTATGCCTCGGTCCAGGGAAACCGCCCGATGCTGGCGCCGTTGAGGCCCACCACCGCGTCGGCGCCGGCGAGCACGTCGGGGTTGAGCGGGGAGTCGTCGGTGAGCCACTCGACCTCGTCGGGGGCGGCGGGCGCCCGACGCACGAGTGTGGTGACGGCGATGCCGTCGGCGCGCAGCGACTCGGCGAGCGCGCTGCCGATCAGCCCCGACGCCCCCGCCAGCACGACGCGTCGTGGTCGTCCCTGGTCGACCATGTCAGGCGAGGGTCGCCTCGAGGGTGATCTCGATGCCCGCGAGTGCGGCCGACACGGGGCACCCGCTCTTGGCCTCTTCGGCGAGGCGGGCGAAGTCCTCCGGCGACAGGCCGGGGACGCTCGCGTTGACGTTCAGGTGGCTGCCGCGGATGCCCTCTCCCGGGACGAAGGTGACCGAGGCGGTGGTCTCGATGCGCTCGGGGGGCGTGCCGTTCTGGGCGAGCGCGTTCGAGAGCGCCATCGAGAAACAGGACGAATGCGCGGCGGCGATGAGCTCTTCGGGGGTCGTCACCGACGCGGATCCCTCGCTGCGGGCCTTCCAGTTCACGGCGAACGGACCCTGGTGCGAGGTTCCGAGGTCCACCTCGCCCGACCCTTCGAAAAGTGTGCCCTGCCACGTGGTGCTGGCTTCGCTCGTGACGCTCATGGTGTCCTCCCGGTCGGCGGGGCGCCGGGCGCGCTCCCGGTGCGAGCCTAACGGGGCGGATGCCGCGGGGGAACGGCTGCGTGGCCGTCAGGCCGTGCCGGGGCGTGCTCGGCCCACGAGCCCGACCCGCTGCAGCAGCAGGTACAGGTGACAGCCGAGGCAGAGGCCGAACGCGGCGTTGAGGAAGCTGGCGACGAAGGCCGCCGCCGCGGCGACGGGCAGCGACCACGGCACGCCCGCCAGGTGCAGCAGCAGGCCGAGAGCGCACACGAAGAGCCCGACACCCTGCGCGAACCGCGGTGGGCGCGGGTCCTCGAGGTCGGTCGGCGGGGCCAGCCGTGGCTTCACGAGCGTGCGGAAGAGCGCCGCCCAGGGCGCCGTGCGCGGTGACAGCACGCCCCACAGGAACAGCAGCGCCAGGACGAGCAGGGCGACGAAGCCCGGGTCACCGGCACGCTCGGCCACGGACGCCTGTGCGACGGCCCAGCCGACGGGGGCGAAGACCTCGTCGGCCAGCGGTTGGTAGGCGAACCAGCCGAACGGCGCGCGGGCGGTCGACATGCCCACGAGGCCGAGCAGCGTGGTCCCGAGCAGCAGTGCCGACGTGATGGCCGCCGCGAAGCGGGGACCGCGGGGGTCGATCCCGGCGGGCGTGGCATCCACAGGCCGGTTCACCCGCCGATGTCCGATGTCAACCGGGCGAGCTCGAGTTCGACCACGTGGCGGGTGGGGATGCCGCCGAAGCGGGTCTGGATGGCACCATCCCCGTCGAGGATCAGCGTCGTGGGTGTCTGCAGCACGCCGAAGTGCTTGGCGATGTCGGGGCGGTGGGTGAGGTCGACGTCGAGGTGCAGCACCCCGTCGCGCTCGTCGGCGACGGCCGAGAGCGTGCGGTGCACGCCCGGGCAGCGGGAGCACATCTCGGTGCTGAACTG contains:
- a CDS encoding GNAT family N-acetyltransferase — translated: MVSLRPAPVDDPAARELLEEYFAMRAETFPGPAYRTVFPDPAAFTPDAGVFLMVEDDEGRAVGCGGIRRIADGPDGRRYEVKHLYLRPETRGRGWGRLLLGGLEDAARQWGAGELVLDTHHSLEAAGRLYAASGFVAIEPYNDNSNATRWYGKVLGERSAPRSDAGPAHSRSE
- a CDS encoding OsmC family peroxiredoxin — translated: MSVTSEASTTWQGTLFEGSGEVDLGTSHQGPFAVNWKARSEGSASVTTPEELIAAAHSSCFSMALSNALAQNGTPPERIETTASVTFVPGEGIRGSHLNVNASVPGLSPEDFARLAEEAKSGCPVSAALAGIEITLEATLA
- a CDS encoding thioredoxin family protein, translated to MNPVDALLILTALLAVTLGVGVFARWRQGRPQHHVPNEVVDPERLGAERLGDTATLLQFSTEMCSRCPGVHRTLSAVADERDGVLHLDVDLTHRPDIAKHFGVLQTPTTLILDGDGAIQTRFGGIPTRHVVELELARLTSDIGG
- a CDS encoding ABC transporter permease; this translates as MRWRPRLRRKPVASDSAAASDSAEGDTTAATDLVPHVRRADRFTFQDLVVEATADIGSRPGRLAMTLVGTVLGIGALVATIGFAQTAAHQIERQFDAVKATQVVVSPGETATASGGSAATARLPWDGVDRVTRLVGVEAATLVADLSLGDDSITAVPVNDPSAPAVASPALVAATAGLLDVIGGQLVTGRMFDAGHDQRADRVVVLGARAAERLGINRVDRQPSVFIGGVPYAVVGVFDGVQARGGLLDAVVMPMQTARAERALTAPGEMQIRISMGTGPQVGKQSAIALSPGAPENLEVAAPSARSVLGDSVSADVNVVFLILGGIVLLAGALGIANVTMLNVIERVPEIGLRRALGATGRQIASQFVVESIIIGLLGGLLGAALAVVSVVLFSVAQQWTPIIDPWIAVGGAVLGAVVGLVAGWFPARRASRIEPVTALRGGR
- a CDS encoding TIGR01777 family oxidoreductase, whose amino-acid sequence is MVDQGRPRRVVLAGASGLIGSALAESLRADGIAVTTLVRRAPAAPDEVEWLTDDSPLNPDVLAGADAVVGLNGASIGRFPWTEAYKHELLWSRITPTQAIARAVRDLGDDAPAFLSSSAVGYYGSAPGERLAETAGRGETFLADLCGEWETAAFAAGDRARVVALRTAPVVHREGVLKPLLLLTRAGVSGPIGRGTQAWPWISLDDEVRAIRHLIDADVEGPVNLSGPTRATANDLGFALAVQLNRPYLVRAPAWAMRLVLGPDATEALLTTDAFVVPHVLEATGFDFEHETVDEAVAAALAS
- the dapB gene encoding 4-hydroxy-tetrahydrodipicolinate reductase; amino-acid sequence: MTTRVALVGATGKLGSIVSGVVAETEGFELVAALSSASDLSEMDAADLVIDTSTPAVSIDVVRRAVERGKQLLVGTSGWSAERIALVRPLVQDAGTGAVFIPNFSLGSVLGTALAAASAPFFPSIEIVEAHRETKVDSPSGTAVRTAELIAASRSQVGPVESPHVDQRARGQQVASVPIHSLRRPGVIARQETILSGPGESLSIVHDTIDPARAYAPGIRLALQAARDARGVVVGLDSFLDIGIRFPGAEPADAGIDEGGVPGQVARTTGA
- a CDS encoding DUF4395 domain-containing protein, which produces MNRPVDATPAGIDPRGPRFAAAITSALLLGTTLLGLVGMSTARAPFGWFAYQPLADEVFAPVGWAVAQASVAERAGDPGFVALLVLALLFLWGVLSPRTAPWAALFRTLVKPRLAPPTDLEDPRPPRFAQGVGLFVCALGLLLHLAGVPWSLPVAAAAAFVASFLNAAFGLCLGCHLYLLLQRVGLVGRARPGTA
- a CDS encoding ABC transporter ATP-binding protein; the protein is MTEALLELRDVTRSFAGPPEVQALKGVNLRIARGDYVSIVGPSGSGKSTMLNMLGLLDRPSVGEYRIDGVVTGTLTENERAAVRARRIGFVFQSFHLMPRRTVLDNVLMPMLYSGVPRHERERRARDTLERVGLEHRLDFLPTTLSGGERQRVAVARAVVSTPSVLLADEPTGNLDAATSEEVMELFDDLRADGLTLVVITHDSTVAARADRRVRIADGRLSEES